One genomic window of Equus caballus isolate H_3958 breed thoroughbred chromosome 6, TB-T2T, whole genome shotgun sequence includes the following:
- the ACVR1B gene encoding activin receptor type-1B isoform X4, whose amino-acid sequence MEDPSCEMCLSKDKTLQDLVYDLSTSGSGSGLPLFVQRTVARTIVLQEIIGKGRFGEVWRGRWRGGDVAVKIFSSREERSWFREAEIYQTVMLRHENILGFIAADNKDNGTWTQLWLVSDYHEHGSLFDYLNRYTVTIEGMIKLALSAASGLAHLHMEIVGTQGKPGIAHRDLKSKNILVKKNGMCAIADLGLAVRHDAVTDTIDIAPNQRVGTKRYMAPEVLDETINTKHFDSFKCADIYALGLVYWEIARRCNSGGVHEEYQLPYYDLVPSDPSIEEMRKVVCDQKLRPNIPNWWQSYEALRVMGKMMRECWYANGAARLTALRIKKTLSQLSVQEDVKI is encoded by the exons ATGGAAGATCCCTCATGTGAGATGTGTCTCTCCAAGGACAAGACGCTCCAGGATCTCGTCTACGATCTCTCCACGTCAGGGTCTGGCTCAG GGTTGCCCCTTTTTGTCCAGCGCACAGTGGCCCGAACCATCGTCTTACAGGAGATCATTGGCAAGGGCCGGTTCGGAGAAGTGTGGCGCGGCCGCTGGAGGGGTGGTGATGTGGCTGTGAAGATCTTCTCTTCTCGTGAAGAGCGGTCTTGGTTCCGGGAAGCCGAGATATACCAGACGGTCATGCTGCGCCACGAAAACATCCTTGGCTTCATCGCTGCCGACAACAAAG ATAATGGCACCTGGACACAGCTGTGGCTCGTCTCGGACTATCACGAGCACGGCTCCCTGTTCGATTATCTCAACCGGTACACCGTGACGATTGAGGGCATGATTAAGCTGGCCTTGTCTGCTGCCAGTGGGCTGGCGCACCTGCACATGGAGATCGTGGGTACCCAAG GGAAGCCTGGAATTGCTCATCGAGACTTGAAGTCAAAGAACATCCTGGTGAAGAAAAACGGCATGTGCGCCATCGCAGACCTGGGCCTGGCTGTCCGTCATGACGCGGTCACCGACACCATTGACATTGCCCCAAACCAGAGGGTGGGAACCAAACG ATACATGGCCCCTGAAGTGCTCGACGAAACCATCAACACGAAGCACTTCGACTCCTTCAAGTGTGCGGATATCTACGCCCTCGGGCTCGTCTATTGGGAGATTGCACGAAGATGCAATTCTGGAG gaGTCCACGAAGAATATCAGCTGCCATATTACGACTTAGTGCCCTCTGACCCTTCCATTGAGGAAATGCGAAAGGTCGTATGTGACCAGAAGCTCCGTCCCAACATCCCCAACTGGTGGCAGAGTTACGAG GCTTTACGGGTGATGGGGAAGATGATGCGAGAGTGTTGGTACGCCAACGGCGCAGCCCGCCTGACCGCTCTGCGCATCAAGAAGACCCTCTCACAGCTCAGCGTGCAGGAAGATGTGAAGATCTAA
- the ACVR1B gene encoding activin receptor type-1B isoform X1, with protein sequence MAESAGASSFFPLVVLLLAGSSGAGPRGIQALLCACTSCLQANYTCETDGACMVSIFNLDGMEHHVRTCIPKVELVPAGKPFYCLSSEDLRNTHCCYTDFCNRIDLRVPSGHLKEPEHPSMWGPVELVGIIAGPVFLLFLIIIIVFLVINYHQRVYHNRQRLDMEDPSCEMCLSKDKTLQDLVYDLSTSGSGSGLPLFVQRTVARTIVLQEIIGKGRFGEVWRGRWRGGDVAVKIFSSREERSWFREAEIYQTVMLRHENILGFIAADNKDNGTWTQLWLVSDYHEHGSLFDYLNRYTVTIEGMIKLALSAASGLAHLHMEIVGTQGKPGIAHRDLKSKNILVKKNGMCAIADLGLAVRHDAVTDTIDIAPNQRVGTKRYMAPEVLDETINTKHFDSFKCADIYALGLVYWEIARRCNSGGVHEEYQLPYYDLVPSDPSIEEMRKVVCDQKLRPNIPNWWQSYEALRVMGKMMRECWYANGAARLTALRIKKTLSQLSVQEDVKI encoded by the exons ATGGCGGAGTCGGCCGGagcctcctccttcttcccccttGTTGTCCTCCTGCTCGCCGGCAGCAGCGGGGCCGGGCCCCGGGGTATCCAGG CTCTGCTGTGTGCGTGCACCAGCTGCCTACAGGCCAACTACACGTGTGAAACAGATGGGGCCTGCATGGTCTCCATTTTCAACCTGGATGGGATGGAGCACCACGTGCGCACCTGCATCCCCAAAGTGGAGCTGGTCCCCGCCGGGAAGCCCTTCTACTGCCTGAGCTCCGAAGACCTGCGTAACACCCACTGCTGCTACACTGACTTCTGCAACAGGATCGACCTGAGGGTGCCCAGTG GTCACCTCAAGGAGCCTGAGCACCCTTCCATGTGGGGCCCCGTGGAGCTGGTAGGCATTATTGCCGGCCCGGTGTTCCTCCTGtttctcatcatcatcattgttttcCTTGTCATTAACTATCATCAGCGCGTCTATCACAACCGCCAGAGACTGGACATGGAAGATCCCTCATGTGAGATGTGTCTCTCCAAGGACAAGACGCTCCAGGATCTCGTCTACGATCTCTCCACGTCAGGGTCTGGCTCAG GGTTGCCCCTTTTTGTCCAGCGCACAGTGGCCCGAACCATCGTCTTACAGGAGATCATTGGCAAGGGCCGGTTCGGAGAAGTGTGGCGCGGCCGCTGGAGGGGTGGTGATGTGGCTGTGAAGATCTTCTCTTCTCGTGAAGAGCGGTCTTGGTTCCGGGAAGCCGAGATATACCAGACGGTCATGCTGCGCCACGAAAACATCCTTGGCTTCATCGCTGCCGACAACAAAG ATAATGGCACCTGGACACAGCTGTGGCTCGTCTCGGACTATCACGAGCACGGCTCCCTGTTCGATTATCTCAACCGGTACACCGTGACGATTGAGGGCATGATTAAGCTGGCCTTGTCTGCTGCCAGTGGGCTGGCGCACCTGCACATGGAGATCGTGGGTACCCAAG GGAAGCCTGGAATTGCTCATCGAGACTTGAAGTCAAAGAACATCCTGGTGAAGAAAAACGGCATGTGCGCCATCGCAGACCTGGGCCTGGCTGTCCGTCATGACGCGGTCACCGACACCATTGACATTGCCCCAAACCAGAGGGTGGGAACCAAACG ATACATGGCCCCTGAAGTGCTCGACGAAACCATCAACACGAAGCACTTCGACTCCTTCAAGTGTGCGGATATCTACGCCCTCGGGCTCGTCTATTGGGAGATTGCACGAAGATGCAATTCTGGAG gaGTCCACGAAGAATATCAGCTGCCATATTACGACTTAGTGCCCTCTGACCCTTCCATTGAGGAAATGCGAAAGGTCGTATGTGACCAGAAGCTCCGTCCCAACATCCCCAACTGGTGGCAGAGTTACGAG GCTTTACGGGTGATGGGGAAGATGATGCGAGAGTGTTGGTACGCCAACGGCGCAGCCCGCCTGACCGCTCTGCGCATCAAGAAGACCCTCTCACAGCTCAGCGTGCAGGAAGATGTGAAGATCTAA
- the ACVR1B gene encoding activin receptor type-1B isoform X3 — MWGPVELVGIIAGPVFLLFLIIIIVFLVINYHQRVYHNRQRLDMEDPSCEMCLSKDKTLQDLVYDLSTSGSGSGLPLFVQRTVARTIVLQEIIGKGRFGEVWRGRWRGGDVAVKIFSSREERSWFREAEIYQTVMLRHENILGFIAADNKDNGTWTQLWLVSDYHEHGSLFDYLNRYTVTIEGMIKLALSAASGLAHLHMEIVGTQGKPGIAHRDLKSKNILVKKNGMCAIADLGLAVRHDAVTDTIDIAPNQRVGTKRYMAPEVLDETINTKHFDSFKCADIYALGLVYWEIARRCNSGGVHEEYQLPYYDLVPSDPSIEEMRKVVCDQKLRPNIPNWWQSYEALRVMGKMMRECWYANGAARLTALRIKKTLSQLSVQEDVKI, encoded by the exons ATGTGGGGCCCCGTGGAGCTGGTAGGCATTATTGCCGGCCCGGTGTTCCTCCTGtttctcatcatcatcattgttttcCTTGTCATTAACTATCATCAGCGCGTCTATCACAACCGCCAGAGACTGGACATGGAAGATCCCTCATGTGAGATGTGTCTCTCCAAGGACAAGACGCTCCAGGATCTCGTCTACGATCTCTCCACGTCAGGGTCTGGCTCAG GGTTGCCCCTTTTTGTCCAGCGCACAGTGGCCCGAACCATCGTCTTACAGGAGATCATTGGCAAGGGCCGGTTCGGAGAAGTGTGGCGCGGCCGCTGGAGGGGTGGTGATGTGGCTGTGAAGATCTTCTCTTCTCGTGAAGAGCGGTCTTGGTTCCGGGAAGCCGAGATATACCAGACGGTCATGCTGCGCCACGAAAACATCCTTGGCTTCATCGCTGCCGACAACAAAG ATAATGGCACCTGGACACAGCTGTGGCTCGTCTCGGACTATCACGAGCACGGCTCCCTGTTCGATTATCTCAACCGGTACACCGTGACGATTGAGGGCATGATTAAGCTGGCCTTGTCTGCTGCCAGTGGGCTGGCGCACCTGCACATGGAGATCGTGGGTACCCAAG GGAAGCCTGGAATTGCTCATCGAGACTTGAAGTCAAAGAACATCCTGGTGAAGAAAAACGGCATGTGCGCCATCGCAGACCTGGGCCTGGCTGTCCGTCATGACGCGGTCACCGACACCATTGACATTGCCCCAAACCAGAGGGTGGGAACCAAACG ATACATGGCCCCTGAAGTGCTCGACGAAACCATCAACACGAAGCACTTCGACTCCTTCAAGTGTGCGGATATCTACGCCCTCGGGCTCGTCTATTGGGAGATTGCACGAAGATGCAATTCTGGAG gaGTCCACGAAGAATATCAGCTGCCATATTACGACTTAGTGCCCTCTGACCCTTCCATTGAGGAAATGCGAAAGGTCGTATGTGACCAGAAGCTCCGTCCCAACATCCCCAACTGGTGGCAGAGTTACGAG GCTTTACGGGTGATGGGGAAGATGATGCGAGAGTGTTGGTACGCCAACGGCGCAGCCCGCCTGACCGCTCTGCGCATCAAGAAGACCCTCTCACAGCTCAGCGTGCAGGAAGATGTGAAGATCTAA
- the ACVR1B gene encoding activin receptor type-1B isoform X2 has translation MAESAGASSFFPLVVLLLAGSSGAGPRGIQALLCACTSCLQANYTCETDGACMVSIFNLDGMEHHVRTCIPKVELVPAGKPFYCLSSEDLRNTHCCYTDFCNRIDLRVPSGHLKEPEHPSMWGPVELVGIIAGPVFLLFLIIIIVFLVINYHQRVYHNRQRLDMEDPSCEMCLSKDKTLQDLVYDLSTSGSGSGLPLFVQRTVARTIVLQEIIGKGRFGEVWRGRWRGGDVAVKIFSSREERSWFREAEIYQTVMLRHENILGFIAADNKDNGTWTQLWLVSDYHEHGSLFDYLNRYTVTIEGMIKLALSAASGLAHLHMEIVGTQGKPGIAHRDLKSKNILVKKNGMCAIADLGLAVRHDAVTDTIDIAPNQRVGTKRYMAPEVLDETINTKHFDSFKCADIYALGLVYWEIARRCNSGGVHEEYQLPYYDLVPSDPSIEEMRKVVCDQKLRPNIPNWWQSYEGNTRRAVGAQMTCPCPPGAPCLVEWTSE, from the exons ATGGCGGAGTCGGCCGGagcctcctccttcttcccccttGTTGTCCTCCTGCTCGCCGGCAGCAGCGGGGCCGGGCCCCGGGGTATCCAGG CTCTGCTGTGTGCGTGCACCAGCTGCCTACAGGCCAACTACACGTGTGAAACAGATGGGGCCTGCATGGTCTCCATTTTCAACCTGGATGGGATGGAGCACCACGTGCGCACCTGCATCCCCAAAGTGGAGCTGGTCCCCGCCGGGAAGCCCTTCTACTGCCTGAGCTCCGAAGACCTGCGTAACACCCACTGCTGCTACACTGACTTCTGCAACAGGATCGACCTGAGGGTGCCCAGTG GTCACCTCAAGGAGCCTGAGCACCCTTCCATGTGGGGCCCCGTGGAGCTGGTAGGCATTATTGCCGGCCCGGTGTTCCTCCTGtttctcatcatcatcattgttttcCTTGTCATTAACTATCATCAGCGCGTCTATCACAACCGCCAGAGACTGGACATGGAAGATCCCTCATGTGAGATGTGTCTCTCCAAGGACAAGACGCTCCAGGATCTCGTCTACGATCTCTCCACGTCAGGGTCTGGCTCAG GGTTGCCCCTTTTTGTCCAGCGCACAGTGGCCCGAACCATCGTCTTACAGGAGATCATTGGCAAGGGCCGGTTCGGAGAAGTGTGGCGCGGCCGCTGGAGGGGTGGTGATGTGGCTGTGAAGATCTTCTCTTCTCGTGAAGAGCGGTCTTGGTTCCGGGAAGCCGAGATATACCAGACGGTCATGCTGCGCCACGAAAACATCCTTGGCTTCATCGCTGCCGACAACAAAG ATAATGGCACCTGGACACAGCTGTGGCTCGTCTCGGACTATCACGAGCACGGCTCCCTGTTCGATTATCTCAACCGGTACACCGTGACGATTGAGGGCATGATTAAGCTGGCCTTGTCTGCTGCCAGTGGGCTGGCGCACCTGCACATGGAGATCGTGGGTACCCAAG GGAAGCCTGGAATTGCTCATCGAGACTTGAAGTCAAAGAACATCCTGGTGAAGAAAAACGGCATGTGCGCCATCGCAGACCTGGGCCTGGCTGTCCGTCATGACGCGGTCACCGACACCATTGACATTGCCCCAAACCAGAGGGTGGGAACCAAACG ATACATGGCCCCTGAAGTGCTCGACGAAACCATCAACACGAAGCACTTCGACTCCTTCAAGTGTGCGGATATCTACGCCCTCGGGCTCGTCTATTGGGAGATTGCACGAAGATGCAATTCTGGAG gaGTCCACGAAGAATATCAGCTGCCATATTACGACTTAGTGCCCTCTGACCCTTCCATTGAGGAAATGCGAAAGGTCGTATGTGACCAGAAGCTCCGTCCCAACATCCCCAACTGGTGGCAGAGTTACGAG